A part of Ammospiza caudacuta isolate bAmmCau1 chromosome 7, bAmmCau1.pri, whole genome shotgun sequence genomic DNA contains:
- the LOC131559914 gene encoding E3 ubiquitin-protein ligase HECTD3-like, which produces MKAGGEAPHQVLGRLRFLLQCSECFRRARALPAALCYVPREVQYKICKDPSAPAAAAARSLLSVWDSPGPARGGRAAMIEVRKGGCLRASGEEYCNSAGLWVKLSKEQLEEYASTRHLAEGWVLAQRFGEGGDKLVPVDSVERIQCQHQTLGVDYRPAVSWEQVVDLTYSIRLGEMPRLIEQDEAAVQKFRSVPPGWTYEHDMELGRFLYNHSEKKLQSADCVKEHINSIEVSSHAEDCAAAHLTDNLTHTFWESNGPPGQHWVRLNMKKGAIVKRLWLMLDGQSNSHIPRRVAVYGGTLSRLQHLRTVLINENSYQNICILRDMKTHVPVLEIRFLECRAQGYNVRLQGIKIVSFWEWDLVLNAGMFQPARLVRYPLLERVEADVLYRRAVLIQRFVQLLESVLCYLIPLSEDSIGTFNAFRSIKPFLLLSKQSEALIAHCLQSSESSAPDCLPKLYINRLLAREHRANPALDPSCRNAVFTQLYEGLSSSKNNQPLDYRWPLTYSQWWECDFVTEGIIDSGGGFRDSLTDVSEELCPSSSDVPVPLPFFVRTSNQANSSSDTRDRYVPNPSCKDFPKYEWIGQLMGAALRSKEFLILSLPALVWKQLAGEEVSWSRDFATVDSELVKLLEVLERVDKEGFEFMFGRELTYTTVLSDQRVVELIPNGSNTAVRYEDRREFIRLVQKARLEESKEQIAAIRAGLLRVVPQPVLDLLTWQQIERRTCGDPEITVAELRKFIKFEDFPPDDTRIKYFFEALNNFTSEDLSHFLKFATGRSRLPVQINVYPERSNSEAWDVMPQSSTCSCSFFLPNYSTAKICEEMLRYAVYNCMSIDTDKDE; this is translated from the exons ATGAAGGCGGGCGGGGAGGCGCCGCACCAGGTGCTGGGCCGGCTGCGgttcctgctgcagtgcagcGAGTGTTTCCGCCGTGCCCGGGCGCTGCCCGCCGCTCTCTGCTACGTGCCGCGGGAGGTGCAGTACAAGATCTGCAAGGACCCCTCggcccccgcggccgccgccgcccgcagccTGCTCAGCGTGTGGGACAGCCCGGGGCCGGCGCGGGGCGGCAGAGCCGCCATGATCGAGGTGCGGAAGGGCGGCTGCCTGCGCGCCAGCGGCGAGGAGTACTGCAACAGCGCCGGGCTCTGGGTCAAGCTCAGCAAG gagcagctggaggagtACGCGAGCACCCGTCACTTGGCGGAGGGCTGGGTCCTGGCGCAGAGGTTCGGAGAGGGAGGAGATAAATTAGTCCCGGTTGACTCCGTGGAGAGGATCCAGTGTCAGCACCAAACGCTGGGCGTTGATTACAGACCTGCTGTCAG ctgggaacaAGTGGTGGACCTGACGTACTCCATACGCCTTGGAGAGATGCCCAGGCTCATAGAGCAGGATGAGGCTGCCGTGCAGAAGTTTCG GTCCGTGCCCCCAGGCTGGACCTATGAGCACGACATGGAGCTGGGGCGCTTCCTGTACAATCACAGCGAGAAGAAGCTGCAGAGTGCGGACTGCGTGAAGGAACACATCAACAGCATCGAGGTCTCCTCACACGCG GAGGATTGTGCTGCAGCCCATCTGACAGACAACCTGACACACACCTTCTGGGAGAGCAACGGGCCCCCGGGGCAGCACTGGGTGCGGCTCAACATGAAGAAAGGAGCCATTGTCAA GAGGCTGTGGCTGATGCTGGATGGGCAGTCCAACTCCCATATACCCAGGCGAGTGGCTGTGTATGGGGGAACACTAAGCAGGCTGCAGCACCTGAGAACAGTCCTAATTAACGA GAACAGCTACCAGAACATCTGCATCCTCCGCGACATGAAAACCCACGTGCCCGTGCTGGAGATCCGCTTCCTGGAGTGCCGGG CCCAAGGGTACAACGTCCGTCTGCAGGGGATTAAGATCGTGTCCTTCTGGGAGTGGGACCTGGTCCTGAACGCTGGCATGTTCCAGCCAGCCCGACTGGTTCGCTACCCTCTCCTGGAAAGGGTGGAAGCTGACGTGCTGTACCGGCGAGCTGTGCTCATCCAGAG GTTTGTCCAGCTCCTGGAAAGTGTCCTGTGTTACCTGATACCCCTCTCCGAGGACAGCATTGGCACCTTCAATGCATTCAGG AGCATTAagccattcctgctgctgtccaagCAGAGTGAAGCCCTCATTGCCCACTGTCTGCAGTCCTCAGagagctctgctcctgactgcCTGCCAAAGCTCTACATCAACCGGCTCCTGGCCCGGGAGCACCGTGCCAACCCCGCGCTGGACCCCAGCTGCAGGAACGCCGTCTTCACCCAG CTGTATGAAGGCCTCAGCTCTTCCAAGAACAATCAGCCCCTGGACTACAG GTGGCCCCTGACCTACAGCCAGTGGTGGGAGTGTGATTTCGTCACTGAGGGCATCATTGACAGTG GTGGTGGCTTTCGGGACAGCCTGACAGATGTGTCAGAGGAACTGTGTCCCAGCTCCAGCGATGTCCCGGTGCCCCTGCCATTCTTTGTGCGCACCTCCAACCAG GCtaacagcagcagtgacaccagggacaggtatgtccccaacccctcctGCAAGGACTTCCCCAAGTATGAGTGGATCGGGCAGCTGatgggagcagccctgaggagcaaGGAGTTTCTg ATCCTGTCTTTGCCAGCGCTGGTGTGGAAGCAGCTGGCAGGGGAAGAggtcagctggagcagggacttTGCCACTGTGGACTCAGAGCTG GTGaagctgctggaggtgctggagagGGTGGATAAGGAAGGCTTTGAGTTCATGTTTGGCAGAGAGCTGACCTACACAACAGTGCTGAGTGACCAGCGCGTGGTGGAGCTGATCCCCAACGGCAGCAACACCGCCGTGCGCTACGAGGACCGCAGGGAGTTCATCCGCCTGGTGCAAAAGGCTCGGCTGGAGGAGAGCAAGGAGCAG ATTGCAGCCATACGTGCTGGGCTGCTCCGTGTGGTGCCCCAGCCCGTGCTGGACCTGCTCACTTGGCAGCAGATAGAGAGGAGGACCTGTGGGGACCCGGAGATCACAGTGGCTGAGCTGCGCAAGTTCA TCAAGTTTGAGGACTTCCCCCCTGATGATACCCGTATCAAGTATTTCTTCGAGGCACTCAACAACTTCACCAGTG AGGATCTCAGCCATTTCCTCAAGTTTGCCACCGGCCGGAGCCGCCTCCCAGTTCAGATCAACGTCTACCCGGAAAGGTCGAA CTCGGAAGCGTGGGACGTGATGCCACAGTCCTCCACATGCTCCTGCAGCTTCTTCTTGCCCAACTATTCCAC ggccaagATCTGTGAGGAGATGCTGCGCTACGCCGTGTACAACTGCATGTCCATCGACACCGACAAGGATGAATGA